One Pseudomonas muyukensis DNA segment encodes these proteins:
- a CDS encoding monovalent cation:proton antiporter-2 (CPA2) family protein: protein MPHDGSLLQATVVFLLAVVVLVPLAQRLKLGAVPGYLFAGILIGPALLGLIDNPDNVARLSEMGVVMLLFVIGLELSPRRLWTLRRALFGIGSLQVGLTALVLGGLAWLLFDQAPASATVLGLGLALSSTAFGLQVLAERKELGKAHGRLAVAILLFQDIAAIPLIAVVPLLGGSVSTADEGAWPVLAVVLGLAVVIVAGRYLLRPVFRWTVGCGLPELSTATALLVVLGTAWVMEHVGVSMALGAFLAGVLMAESEFRHELESQIEPLKGLLLGLFFVGVGMAVDLRLLLGMPLQVLGLTLLLVGIKLPLLFGLGRLAAGLDRAQALCLAVVLASGGEFAFVVFKLALQHQVLAQQLHDLLVLAITLSMAVVPLVMMALARQLRPAPQAAPGQIPEVEEAAQVVIAGMGRLGRAIARMLRAEGIRLVALDASPRTLARGAADLYYGDPSRSEVLRAAKVGEAALVIVAGDDAQANQKTVDVLAQLYPQLPVIAAARDHRDVLRLLELGVSPVRETFHSSLEMARRALIVLGRSEAQAAAWLQGYQQQERAGLLAQHRQGRLPDEDGPSAGDRQ, encoded by the coding sequence ATGCCCCATGACGGCAGCCTGTTGCAGGCCACGGTGGTATTTTTGCTGGCGGTGGTGGTCCTGGTGCCGCTGGCCCAGCGCCTGAAACTGGGCGCGGTGCCGGGCTACCTGTTCGCCGGCATCCTGATCGGCCCCGCGCTGCTGGGCCTGATCGACAACCCCGACAACGTCGCGCGGCTGTCGGAGATGGGTGTGGTGATGCTGCTGTTCGTCATCGGCCTGGAACTGTCGCCGCGCAGGCTGTGGACCTTGCGCCGGGCGCTGTTCGGCATCGGTTCGCTGCAGGTGGGCCTGACCGCCCTGGTGCTGGGGGGGCTGGCCTGGCTGCTGTTCGACCAGGCGCCGGCCAGCGCCACTGTGCTCGGCCTGGGCCTGGCGTTGTCGTCCACTGCCTTCGGCTTGCAGGTGCTGGCCGAGCGCAAGGAACTGGGCAAGGCCCATGGCCGCCTGGCGGTGGCCATCTTGCTGTTCCAGGACATCGCCGCAATCCCCTTGATCGCCGTGGTGCCGTTGCTCGGCGGCAGCGTCAGCACCGCGGACGAGGGCGCCTGGCCGGTGCTGGCAGTGGTGCTGGGGCTTGCCGTGGTGATCGTCGCTGGCCGCTACCTGCTGCGCCCGGTGTTCCGCTGGACCGTCGGCTGCGGCCTGCCTGAACTGTCCACGGCCACGGCGCTGCTGGTGGTATTGGGCACGGCGTGGGTGATGGAGCATGTCGGTGTGTCGATGGCCCTGGGTGCGTTCCTCGCCGGGGTGCTGATGGCCGAGTCGGAGTTCCGCCACGAGCTGGAGTCGCAGATCGAACCGCTCAAAGGGCTGTTGCTGGGGCTGTTCTTCGTCGGCGTGGGCATGGCCGTCGACTTGCGCCTGTTGCTGGGCATGCCGCTGCAGGTGCTGGGGCTGACCCTGCTGCTGGTGGGCATCAAGCTGCCGTTGCTGTTCGGCCTGGGCCGCCTGGCTGCAGGCCTGGACCGCGCCCAGGCACTGTGCCTGGCGGTGGTGCTGGCCTCTGGCGGCGAGTTCGCCTTCGTGGTGTTCAAGCTGGCGTTGCAGCACCAGGTGCTGGCCCAGCAACTGCACGACCTGCTGGTGCTGGCCATCACCCTGTCGATGGCGGTGGTGCCGCTGGTGATGATGGCCCTGGCCCGGCAACTGCGCCCTGCGCCACAGGCCGCGCCCGGGCAGATCCCCGAGGTGGAGGAAGCGGCGCAGGTGGTCATCGCTGGCATGGGCCGCCTGGGGCGGGCCATCGCGCGCATGCTGCGGGCCGAGGGCATCCGCCTGGTGGCCCTGGATGCCTCGCCACGGACCTTGGCGCGTGGCGCCGCCGATCTGTACTACGGCGATCCGTCGCGCTCGGAGGTGTTGCGTGCGGCCAAGGTCGGCGAGGCCGCGCTGGTGATCGTCGCCGGCGACGACGCCCAGGCCAACCAGAAGACTGTCGATGTGCTGGCGCAGCTGTACCCGCAACTGCCGGTGATCGCCGCGGCCCGCGACCACCGCGATGTGCTGCGCTTGCTCGAACTAGGGGTGAGCCCGGTGCGCGAGACCTTCCACTCCAGCCTGGAAATGGCGCGGCGGGCCTTGATCGTGCTGGGGCGCAGCGAGGCGCAGGCGGCGGCCTGGCTGCAGGGTTACCAGCAGCAGGAGCGCGCCGGGCTGCTGGCGCAGCACCGCCAGGGGCGCCTGCCCGACGAGGATGGGCCGTCGGCGGGGGACCGCCAGTAG
- a CDS encoding DUF2950 domain-containing protein, translating into MNNHLPIVWLLAAGLAWPSLLPAQEMFASPGQAVEAFVAALATEPPDEARFSQLLGDDWRTYIPRGGVQRRDVDSFLAQYREQHRLQLSGEHRALLAVGHERWTLPIPLSQGTNGWHFDLKAGSAEIRARRIGSNELAVLQSLLAYHDAQMEYASQDRNGNGALEYARRIFSTPGEHDGLYWADERDGQISPLGPLFGEEKGGDDWYGYHFRILDAQGPSAPGGAYDYLIGARMVRGFALVAWPARYADSGVMSFMISHEGQVFEKDLGPDGEQAARAMQRFDPDSSWQAVALGTE; encoded by the coding sequence ATGAACAACCACCTACCGATCGTCTGGTTGCTGGCGGCAGGCCTGGCCTGGCCAAGCCTGTTGCCGGCGCAGGAAATGTTCGCCAGCCCCGGCCAGGCGGTCGAGGCCTTCGTCGCCGCGCTGGCCACCGAGCCGCCCGACGAGGCGCGCTTCAGCCAGTTGCTGGGCGATGACTGGCGCACCTATATCCCCCGAGGCGGCGTGCAGCGCCGCGATGTCGATAGCTTCCTGGCGCAGTACCGCGAACAGCATCGCCTGCAACTGAGCGGTGAGCATCGCGCGCTGCTGGCGGTGGGCCACGAGCGGTGGACGCTGCCCATTCCCCTGAGCCAGGGCACCAACGGTTGGCATTTCGACCTCAAGGCCGGCAGCGCCGAGATCCGCGCCCGGCGCATCGGCAGCAACGAGCTGGCGGTGCTGCAGTCGCTGCTCGCCTACCACGACGCGCAAATGGAGTACGCCAGCCAGGATCGCAACGGCAATGGCGCCCTGGAGTATGCCCGGCGAATCTTCAGCACCCCCGGCGAGCATGACGGCCTGTACTGGGCCGATGAGCGCGATGGCCAGATCAGCCCGCTGGGCCCGTTGTTCGGCGAGGAGAAGGGCGGTGACGACTGGTACGGCTATCACTTTCGCATCCTCGACGCCCAGGGCCCTTCGGCGCCCGGTGGCGCCTACGACTACCTGATCGGCGCGCGCATGGTGCGTGGTTTCGCCCTGGTCGCCTGGCCTGCGCGTTACGCCGACAGCGGGGTGATGAGCTTCATGATCAGCCACGAAGGGCAGGTGTTCGAAAAGGACCTCGGCCCCGACGGCGAGCAGGCGGCCCGGGCGATGCAGCGCTTCGACCCGGACAGCAGCTGGCAGGCGGTGGCGCTCGGCACCGAGTAG
- a CDS encoding DUF3300 domain-containing protein: protein MRTRLSCVLAVMLFLQGAPVLAQTPDPGPPGPEAASTEERVFDQAQLDQMAAPVALYPDPLLAQVLMASTYPGEVAEAAKWSKANPDAKGDAAVKQVAGQPWDPSVQALVAFPQVLALLAQDPVWVQRLGDAFLAQPDDLMNAVQRLRHKAQVAGNLQSNQYQNVTVQAPPPATTQPPPAASNSTIIIQPADPQTVYVPAYNPTTVYGTWSYPASPPAYYPPPPAYYPGSALLAGLAFGTGVAIIGSLWGNCDWHDNDIDIDVNRYNNINANNRIGNTQNKWQHNAVHRDGVPYRDARSRAQYGRQLDGARQRAAYRGDDAQRARARQQALDSMDRHGLERPATSNLQARDRVRQAQAERDNPRAAQRPGQRGPRDGQARQPLAQQRQNAGRARNNAFAGVRAPAGSRAQANRGRSSQAFAQRATPSRAMGQPVSRPSGAGMRQRGGGRR from the coding sequence ATGCGCACGCGACTCTCATGCGTTCTGGCAGTGATGCTGTTTCTGCAGGGAGCGCCCGTGCTGGCGCAAACCCCAGACCCAGGGCCGCCCGGCCCCGAGGCGGCCAGCACCGAGGAGCGCGTGTTCGACCAGGCGCAACTCGACCAGATGGCCGCGCCCGTCGCGCTCTATCCCGACCCCTTGCTGGCCCAGGTGCTGATGGCCAGCACCTACCCAGGCGAGGTCGCCGAGGCGGCCAAATGGTCCAAGGCCAACCCCGACGCCAAGGGCGACGCCGCGGTCAAGCAGGTCGCCGGGCAACCCTGGGACCCCAGCGTGCAGGCGCTGGTGGCGTTTCCCCAGGTGCTGGCCCTGCTCGCCCAGGACCCGGTCTGGGTACAGCGCCTGGGCGATGCCTTCCTGGCCCAGCCGGACGACCTGATGAACGCGGTGCAGCGCCTGCGCCACAAGGCCCAGGTCGCCGGCAACCTGCAAAGCAACCAGTACCAGAACGTCACCGTGCAGGCGCCGCCACCGGCCACCACCCAGCCACCGCCGGCGGCCAGCAACTCGACCATCATCATCCAGCCCGCCGACCCGCAGACGGTCTACGTCCCGGCCTATAACCCGACCACGGTTTACGGCACCTGGTCCTATCCGGCCTCGCCACCGGCCTACTATCCGCCGCCGCCGGCCTATTACCCGGGGTCGGCGCTGTTGGCCGGGCTGGCGTTCGGCACGGGGGTGGCGATCATCGGATCGCTGTGGGGCAACTGCGACTGGCATGACAACGACATCGACATCGACGTCAACCGCTACAACAACATCAACGCCAACAACCGCATCGGCAACACCCAGAACAAATGGCAGCACAACGCCGTGCACCGCGACGGCGTGCCCTATCGCGATGCCCGCAGCCGCGCGCAGTACGGCCGCCAGCTCGACGGAGCGCGCCAGCGCGCGGCCTATCGTGGCGACGATGCCCAGCGCGCCCGGGCCCGGCAGCAGGCCCTGGACTCCATGGACCGGCATGGCCTCGAACGGCCCGCCACCAGCAACCTGCAGGCCCGCGACCGGGTGCGCCAGGCCCAGGCCGAGCGCGACAACCCAAGGGCGGCGCAGCGGCCGGGCCAACGGGGGCCGCGCGATGGCCAGGCTCGCCAGCCGCTGGCCCAGCAACGCCAGAATGCCGGGCGGGCGCGCAACAATGCCTTCGCGGGCGTGCGTGCGCCGGCCGGCAGCCGCGCCCAGGCCAACCGTGGCCGCAGCAGCCAGGCCTTCGCCCAGCGCGCCACGCCCTCACGGGCGATGGGGCAGCCGGTGTCGCGGCCGTCAGGGGCGGGCATGCGCCAACGGGGAGGAGGCCGTCGATGA
- a CDS encoding LysR family transcriptional regulator — MLRTALHTQFNRVQTFLAVVDFGSFTKAADFLGISKAMASQHVKALEQALGVTLLLRTTRTVAPTEIGQGFHDDFKAIVADVEGAFDSVLQRHNAVSGRLRISTTGEYGERFILPLIPLFAARYPALSISYVIDSALSDLVAERLDLVVRLGTLVDSNLRSRQLAEYDILLVASPGFLARHAIERPADLANVPWIANSNLPSPSRWTLHSAAGPVSVSGRAAHQANVSHAIRALACASLGVAVLPAWLVEQDLDCGRLQRVLPGYSLPAQPVSVVYPNSSHVPYRTRLFIDFLCEHL, encoded by the coding sequence ATGCTGCGCACGGCCCTCCACACCCAGTTCAACCGGGTGCAGACCTTTTTGGCGGTGGTCGATTTCGGCTCGTTCACCAAGGCGGCGGATTTTCTCGGAATCAGCAAGGCCATGGCCAGCCAGCACGTCAAGGCACTGGAGCAGGCACTGGGGGTGACGTTGCTGCTGCGCACCACGCGGACGGTCGCGCCAACCGAAATCGGGCAAGGGTTCCATGATGATTTCAAGGCGATCGTTGCTGACGTCGAGGGTGCCTTCGACAGCGTGCTGCAGCGGCATAACGCGGTGTCGGGCAGGCTGCGCATCAGCACCACCGGCGAGTATGGCGAGCGCTTCATCCTGCCGTTGATCCCACTGTTCGCCGCGCGTTATCCGGCGCTGTCGATCAGCTATGTCATCGACTCGGCGCTGAGCGACCTGGTGGCCGAGCGGCTCGACCTGGTGGTGCGCCTCGGTACCCTGGTCGATTCGAACCTGCGCAGCCGACAGCTGGCCGAGTACGACATCCTGCTGGTGGCCTCGCCGGGGTTCCTGGCCCGGCATGCCATCGAGCGGCCCGCGGATTTGGCGAACGTGCCGTGGATCGCCAACAGCAACTTGCCCAGCCCTAGCCGTTGGACCTTGCACTCGGCGGCGGGGCCGGTGAGTGTCAGTGGGCGGGCGGCGCACCAGGCCAATGTGTCCCATGCGATCCGCGCGCTGGCCTGTGCTTCGCTAGGGGTGGCGGTGTTGCCGGCCTGGTTGGTCGAGCAGGACCTGGACTGTGGCCGGTTGCAGCGGGTGTTGCCGGGCTACAGCCTGCCGGCGCAGCCGGTCAGCGTGGTGTACCCGAACAGTAGCCATGTGCCGTACAGGACCCGGTTGTTCATAGATTTTCTGTGTGAGCATTTGTAG